Proteins co-encoded in one Sulfuricystis thermophila genomic window:
- a CDS encoding TRAP transporter small permease subunit, with amino-acid sequence MNFLLQLSRLIDRINEAVGRAAIWLILVVVLISAGNAVSRFAFNMSSNAMLEVQWYLFSAIFLACAAYVLKKNEHIRIDVIAGRFSERAQNWIDVFGILVFLLPMAVLIAYLSWPVFMNAWHSGEVSANAGGLIRWPVRLLLPLGFALLILQAVSELIKRVAFLAGIAPNPLKKAAGPSAEEELAAEIRKHQVAPEVADIVHMNHEMIENPQGEQK; translated from the coding sequence ATGAACTTCTTGCTGCAATTGTCGCGGCTGATCGATCGCATCAACGAAGCGGTGGGTCGCGCGGCGATCTGGCTGATCCTGGTCGTAGTGCTGATCTCGGCCGGAAACGCCGTATCGCGCTTCGCCTTCAACATGAGCTCGAACGCGATGCTCGAGGTCCAGTGGTATCTGTTTTCGGCGATCTTCCTTGCCTGCGCCGCCTACGTGCTAAAGAAAAATGAGCACATCCGCATCGATGTCATCGCCGGGAGATTCTCCGAACGTGCGCAGAACTGGATCGACGTTTTCGGCATCCTCGTCTTTCTCTTGCCGATGGCGGTCTTGATCGCGTATCTATCCTGGCCGGTGTTCATGAACGCCTGGCATTCCGGCGAGGTGTCCGCCAACGCCGGTGGTCTGATCCGCTGGCCAGTGCGTTTACTGCTGCCGCTCGGCTTTGCGCTCTTGATTCTGCAAGCCGTCTCCGAACTCATCAAGCGCGTTGCCTTTCTTGCCGGCATCGCCCCCAACCCGCTCAAAAAAGCCGCGGGGCCGTCCGCCGAGGAGGAATTGGCGGCAGAAATCAGGAAGCATCAGGTCGCGCCCGAGGTCGCCGACATCGTGCACATGAACCATGAGATGATCGAGAACCCGCAAGGAGAGCAGAAGTGA